In a genomic window of Salmo trutta chromosome 32, fSalTru1.1, whole genome shotgun sequence:
- the LOC115171943 gene encoding C-type lectin domain family 4 member E-like, translated as MRFERSCYYISSFYISTVKNTWDYARQDCLNRGADLVIINSKEEQTFFNELYSVPEAWIGLTDSLTEKTWKWVDSTPLTTPRFWGVDSLMVLEWRTVC; from the exons ATGAGGTTTGAACGCAGCTGTTACTACATCTCTTCTTTCTACATCTCCACTGTGAAGAACACCTGGGATTACGCCAGACAGGACTGTCTGAACAGAGGAGCAGACCTGGTGATCATTAACAGTAAAGAGGAAcag ACATTCTTCAATGAGCTTTACTCAGTCCCTGAAGCATGGATTGGTCTGACTGACTCTCTTACTGAGAAGACCTGGAAATGGGTGGACAGCACaccactgaccaccccaag GTTCTGGGGAGTGGACAGCCTAATGGTGTTGGAGTGGAGAACTGTGTGTTAA